Proteins encoded together in one Thermoplasmata archaeon window:
- a CDS encoding SRPBCC domain-containing protein — protein MMAKTGEQRGDEAHVTTRSTERVGTVAFDGEYATIAFERRLRHPVDVVWEALTESEHLARWYMTKAIIEARAGGRIEYWSGPAQVHVTGRILTWDPPRVFEHEWNATLRADLPDERSVVRWELEPDGEGTILRLTHRRLTRRTAIGFAPGVHAFLDRLEDQLDGVPLADWPARVEEVRAGYPSSGRWE, from the coding sequence ATGATGGCCAAGACCGGCGAACAACGAGGAGACGAGGCCCACGTGACGACCCGGTCGACCGAACGCGTCGGAACGGTCGCCTTCGACGGCGAATACGCGACCATCGCCTTCGAGCGGCGGCTCCGTCACCCCGTCGACGTCGTGTGGGAGGCCCTTACCGAATCGGAGCACTTGGCCCGCTGGTACATGACGAAGGCGATCATCGAGGCCCGCGCGGGCGGCCGCATCGAATACTGGAGCGGCCCCGCCCAGGTCCATGTGACGGGCCGCATCCTGACGTGGGACCCGCCGCGCGTCTTCGAACACGAATGGAACGCCACCCTGCGCGCCGACCTGCCCGACGAGCGGAGCGTCGTCCGTTGGGAACTCGAGCCGGACGGGGAGGGGACGATCCTCCGCTTGACGCACCGGCGCCTGACCCGGCGGACGGCGATCGGATTCGCGCCTGGCGTGCACGCCTTCCTCGACCGGCTCGAAGACCAGCTCGATGGCGTTCCCCTGGCCGATTGGCCCGCCCGGGTCGAGGAAGTCCGAGCCGGCTACCCGAGTTCAGGAAGGTGGGAGTGA
- a CDS encoding metalloregulator ArsR/SmtB family transcription factor, translating into MRTIVTRDAFFAISDPTRRAVLDLLAGGSRTAGAIAARFPRLTQPAVSRHLKVLRDARLVDVTVKAQQRIYALKPEGLAELYEWVAKYQAMWPDTLSALERYLDARAADEKPKRKKR; encoded by the coding sequence ATGAGGACGATCGTGACACGAGACGCCTTCTTCGCGATCTCGGACCCGACCCGCCGGGCGGTCCTCGACCTCCTCGCAGGCGGCAGCCGGACCGCAGGAGCGATCGCCGCGAGGTTCCCGCGTCTGACGCAGCCCGCGGTTTCGCGCCACCTCAAGGTGCTTCGGGACGCACGGCTCGTGGACGTCACCGTCAAGGCGCAGCAGCGAATCTACGCGCTCAAGCCCGAGGGCCTTGCCGAGCTGTACGAGTGGGTCGCGAAATACCAGGCGATGTGGCCCGACACGCTCTCCGCGCTGGAACGGTATCTCGACGCCCGGGCCGCGGACGAAAAGCCAAAGAGGAAGAAACGATGA
- a CDS encoding VOC family protein, translating to MQRQTMIEKLTHVPIVVSDQEKALRFCTEALGFEKRADYQLPGNPRWLTVGLKGEELEFVLTHGTQKVETGVGPEAGTGGHHIAFLTEDCVAGYERLKARGVDFHVGAYKEPQKQAWGISASFKDPDGNLFTMLQPNIAGKAATNDDRIFQKTTHVPIVVGDQDRALKFYTEALGFEKRQDYQQAGRPRWLTVAPKGQEPEFILLKGRYVVDPRAPPGAGSGGNHWVFKTNDCRKDFEVLKARGVKFKDPAPVEANYGIAAYFTDPDSNHLTLLQPGPAPARKPRGA from the coding sequence TTGCAGAGGCAGACCATGATCGAGAAACTGACGCACGTGCCCATCGTCGTGAGCGACCAGGAGAAGGCCCTCCGCTTCTGCACGGAAGCGCTCGGGTTCGAGAAGCGCGCGGACTACCAGCTGCCCGGCAACCCCCGCTGGCTAACGGTCGGGCTCAAGGGCGAGGAACTCGAGTTTGTGCTCACGCACGGCACACAAAAGGTTGAGACAGGCGTGGGCCCAGAAGCGGGAACGGGAGGACACCATATCGCGTTCCTCACGGAGGACTGCGTCGCGGGTTACGAGAGGCTCAAGGCACGGGGAGTGGACTTCCACGTCGGCGCGTACAAGGAGCCGCAGAAGCAAGCGTGGGGCATCTCGGCGTCCTTTAAGGATCCGGACGGCAACTTGTTCACAATGCTCCAACCCAACATCGCGGGGAAGGCGGCCACGAACGATGATCGCATCTTCCAGAAGACGACCCACGTCCCGATCGTCGTGGGCGATCAGGACCGGGCGCTGAAGTTCTACACGGAAGCGCTCGGCTTCGAGAAGCGCCAGGACTATCAGCAAGCCGGTCGCCCCCGCTGGCTCACCGTCGCTCCCAAAGGCCAAGAACCCGAGTTCATCCTCCTGAAAGGGCGGTACGTCGTCGATCCGCGCGCGCCTCCGGGCGCGGGCAGCGGCGGCAACCACTGGGTCTTCAAGACGAACGACTGCCGCAAGGACTTCGAGGTCCTGAAAGCGCGCGGCGTGAAGTTCAAGGACCCCGCGCCCGTGGAGGCGAACTACGGCATCGCCGCGTACTTCACGGACCCCGACAGCAACCACCTCACGCTCCTGCAGCCAGGGCCGGCGCCTGCGCGGAAGCCGCGGGGGGCCTAG
- a CDS encoding radical SAM protein — protein MDELFGIYVPSPHDSFEIREIHVDSALRKDPLPWLDYSFNPYVGCYHGCVFCFVPRLMRMDRAAWGASVMIKRNAATVLAREVRKLPRGLVAISTATDPYQFVEGKYRITRHALEVLLRADWPVSVLSRSPLMMRDIDLFRRFTSIEVGMSVPTLDDRARSLLEPWAPPIDARLRCLRALSDAGLTTFVGFAPAYPPTGDWTPERIAENFADVGVKKVFTRSLDARWGVREAMLARLRSSDLAPQLLRITDPDTMAPFLAQLAQACRSQGIAFRTPADFRIDPSRASVGMPQMEEGGPGSPPSRVQKKAGS, from the coding sequence GTGGACGAGCTCTTCGGGATATACGTGCCGAGCCCCCACGATTCGTTCGAGATCCGCGAGATCCACGTCGACTCGGCGCTGCGCAAAGATCCGCTCCCGTGGCTCGACTATTCTTTCAACCCATACGTTGGTTGCTACCACGGGTGCGTCTTCTGCTTTGTTCCCCGACTGATGAGGATGGATCGCGCGGCGTGGGGCGCATCCGTCATGATAAAACGGAACGCCGCGACGGTCCTGGCACGCGAGGTCCGGAAGCTCCCCCGGGGCCTCGTCGCGATCTCGACCGCGACGGATCCGTATCAGTTCGTCGAGGGGAAGTACCGCATCACGCGGCATGCGCTGGAGGTCCTCCTCCGAGCCGATTGGCCCGTCTCGGTGCTCTCCCGTTCGCCGCTCATGATGCGCGACATCGATCTCTTCCGACGCTTCACGTCCATCGAAGTCGGGATGTCGGTACCCACCCTGGACGACCGCGCGCGGTCTTTGCTCGAGCCGTGGGCGCCGCCGATCGACGCTCGGTTGCGGTGCCTCCGAGCGCTTTCCGACGCCGGGCTGACCACGTTCGTCGGCTTCGCCCCCGCGTACCCGCCGACCGGAGATTGGACGCCCGAGCGAATCGCGGAGAACTTTGCGGACGTTGGTGTCAAGAAAGTGTTCACGCGGTCCCTCGATGCGCGATGGGGGGTCCGCGAGGCGATGCTCGCGCGGCTCCGATCGTCGGACCTGGCGCCGCAACTCCTCCGAATCACAGACCCGGATACCATGGCGCCCTTCCTCGCGCAGCTCGCGCAGGCGTGCCGAAGTCAGGGGATCGCATTTCGAACCCCCGCGGACTTCCGGATCGATCCTTCGAGAGCGAGCGTCGGAATGCCACAAATGGAGGAAGGAGGGCCTGGGAGCCCTCCGTCTCGGGTTCAGAAGAAGGCAGGGAGCTGA
- a CDS encoding radical SAM protein yields MRKLPKKRFLEVAGQIVRNKLAREAIYPFYCSFKLTRRCNFTCSFCNCWHVKNRWKDMPTEDVKAVLDNLGRSSVIVCSFEGGDPLVRDDIEELLRYQYEKPWYLLFTTSERDMQQRYPMAEYGKYIDFLHISIDEGHKNLDMYDELEEYTKWGSIVTVQIVVTKNDIGALEQKIKRCQDAGVKAVVMCAVHLKNTKDHLPDLWQMSRVGIEMKRKYPGVIISPDGYFDRITWDHGCDTSSIIVDADGFLWYPCRVLEEKTINLIDSDLMAYLESPDARERRQRMAACDIQCAWYQYYATQSFVNPRELLSAWMPYYRDLLNGGKQPTFGAPALAPRDPRDLIHAQILQESAMKGPDPGGRPMMELPVVEPPRMSP; encoded by the coding sequence ATGAGGAAGCTCCCGAAGAAGCGGTTCCTCGAGGTCGCGGGGCAGATCGTCCGGAACAAGCTGGCCCGGGAGGCGATCTACCCGTTCTACTGCTCTTTCAAGCTCACGCGCCGATGCAACTTCACGTGCTCGTTCTGTAACTGCTGGCACGTGAAGAACCGCTGGAAGGACATGCCGACGGAGGACGTCAAGGCGGTCCTCGACAACCTCGGACGGTCGTCCGTGATCGTGTGCAGCTTCGAGGGCGGCGATCCGCTCGTGCGGGACGACATCGAGGAACTCCTGCGCTACCAGTACGAGAAGCCGTGGTACCTCCTCTTCACGACGTCGGAGAGAGACATGCAGCAGCGGTACCCCATGGCGGAGTACGGGAAGTACATCGACTTCCTGCACATCTCGATCGACGAGGGCCACAAGAACCTCGACATGTACGACGAGCTCGAGGAATACACGAAGTGGGGTTCGATCGTCACCGTGCAGATCGTCGTGACGAAGAACGACATCGGGGCCCTCGAGCAGAAGATCAAGCGGTGCCAGGACGCCGGGGTGAAGGCGGTCGTCATGTGCGCCGTCCACCTGAAGAACACGAAGGACCACCTGCCGGACCTGTGGCAGATGAGCCGCGTCGGGATCGAGATGAAGCGGAAGTATCCCGGCGTCATCATCTCGCCGGACGGCTACTTCGACCGAATCACGTGGGACCACGGCTGCGACACGTCGTCGATCATCGTCGACGCGGACGGCTTCCTCTGGTACCCGTGTCGAGTGCTCGAAGAGAAGACGATCAACCTGATCGACTCCGACCTGATGGCGTACCTCGAATCGCCGGACGCCCGGGAGCGGCGACAACGCATGGCGGCGTGCGACATCCAGTGCGCGTGGTACCAGTACTACGCGACGCAGAGCTTCGTGAACCCACGGGAGCTGCTCTCCGCGTGGATGCCGTACTACCGCGACCTCCTGAACGGCGGGAAGCAGCCGACCTTCGGGGCGCCCGCACTCGCGCCGAGGGATCCGCGAGACCTGATCCATGCGCAGATTCTCCAGGAGAGCGCGATGAAGGGCCCCGATCCCGGTGGCCGACCGATGATGGAGCTCCCTGTGGTCGAGCCGCCGCGCATGAGCCCGTGA
- a CDS encoding MgtC/SapB family protein codes for MIDSVEAVLRLLLVFALAFAVGLERQVRRKPVGFGTFIFVSTGAATLTLLAITLEEENPLPLLGGVITGIGFLGAGALIRSNDRVFGFTTAALVWAMAALGVAAGAGLYLLVAVDYGIVWAVVVTDRVLEGRGFGSHAKVVRITVANPVTPEELDALLPSGPTHFERVHVDKEAHRVNVTAQVRIRPADVPSLLESLRSNDKVRSFELE; via the coding sequence ATGATCGATTCCGTTGAGGCCGTCCTCCGGCTCCTGCTCGTCTTCGCCCTGGCGTTCGCGGTCGGCCTCGAGCGGCAGGTGCGCCGCAAGCCGGTCGGGTTCGGCACGTTCATCTTCGTCTCGACGGGCGCCGCGACGTTGACGCTTCTCGCGATCACCCTCGAAGAAGAGAACCCGCTACCGCTCCTCGGCGGCGTGATCACGGGGATAGGCTTCCTCGGCGCGGGCGCGTTGATCCGAAGCAACGATCGGGTGTTCGGCTTCACGACGGCGGCGCTCGTGTGGGCCATGGCCGCCCTCGGCGTTGCGGCCGGGGCGGGGCTGTACCTCCTCGTCGCGGTCGACTACGGGATCGTCTGGGCGGTCGTCGTGACGGACCGGGTCCTCGAGGGTAGAGGATTCGGCTCGCACGCGAAGGTCGTGCGCATCACAGTGGCCAACCCTGTCACCCCGGAGGAACTGGACGCCCTCTTGCCGAGCGGGCCGACGCACTTCGAGCGTGTCCATGTGGACAAGGAAGCCCACCGGGTCAACGTCACCGCCCAAGTCCGGATCCGACCCGCGGACGTCCCGAGCCTCCTCGAGTCGCTGCGGTCGAACGACAAGGTCCGCTCGTTCGAGCTCGAGTAG
- a CDS encoding class IV adenylate cyclase, with translation MDAGAKHLVELKARYEDLGKARALLAGAERVGTFRQVDTYFSLGDRRLKLRSVAGATEGQLVYYERPDVGGVKESRVLLAPIPDAATVREILARILSVKVEVRKTREIFRFQGVQIHLDTVGGLGRFIEFEKVLADESEREAGVQHLEALRRYFQIGDEDLMASSYSDFFESHSTT, from the coding sequence ATGGACGCCGGCGCGAAACATCTCGTCGAGCTGAAGGCGCGGTACGAGGACCTCGGGAAGGCGCGCGCCCTGTTGGCGGGCGCGGAGCGCGTCGGGACCTTCCGACAGGTCGACACGTACTTCTCGCTCGGCGATCGGCGCCTGAAGCTCCGCTCCGTCGCCGGCGCGACGGAGGGCCAGCTCGTGTACTACGAACGGCCCGACGTCGGCGGCGTGAAGGAGAGCCGCGTGCTGCTCGCCCCGATTCCCGACGCCGCGACGGTCCGTGAGATCCTCGCGCGCATCCTCTCCGTCAAGGTGGAGGTCCGCAAGACGCGAGAGATCTTCCGCTTCCAGGGCGTCCAGATCCACCTCGATACGGTCGGAGGTCTCGGGAGGTTCATCGAGTTCGAGAAGGTCCTCGCGGATGAATCGGAGCGGGAGGCGGGCGTCCAGCACCTCGAGGCCTTGCGTCGGTACTTCCAGATCGGCGACGAGGACCTCATGGCGTCCTCGTACAGCGACTTCTTCGAATCGCACTCGACCACGTAG